The following coding sequences are from one Rhipicephalus microplus isolate Deutch F79 chromosome 3, USDA_Rmic, whole genome shotgun sequence window:
- the LOC142803486 gene encoding uncharacterized protein LOC142803486 isoform X1, protein MNFDNACYQLGVLNRLTGCAKLHLCVMAAATPRKRRGLKYCCVVGCYNTADNIRARGLPIKLYRFPGKSYEKERRETWITAVRRINPDGTPWLPKDHTRICSTHFQGNRKSDIREHPAYIPTIFPPVYRQKARDQQKAQRLERCFQQNFTNESLQALTTCPSYNSTPKKHAICQTEECAAPGKLSIFLSVTNGSEASTQVAHPEMNHKVAITDENWKQSWISWISVYKKRKSCSKNCVV, encoded by the exons ATGAACTTCGACAACGCGTGCTATCAGCTTGGTGTGCTAAACCGATTGACCGGCTGTGCGAAACTGCATTTGTGCGTGATGGCAGCAGCGACCCCAAGGAAGAGGCGAGGTCTAAAGTATTGTTGTGTTGTGGGCTGCTATAACACTGCTGACAACATCAGGGCACGCGGTCTACCTATAAAGCTGTATCGGTTCCCGGGCAAGTCGTACGAAAAAGAAAGGCGAGAAACGTGGATCACCGCAGTAAGGAGAATTAA TCCCGATGGAACTCCTTGGTTGCCGAAAGACCATACACGAATTTGCAGCACTCATTTTCAAGGCAACCGCAAAAGTGACATTCGCGAACATCCAGCCTACATCCCCACAATCTTTCCACCTGTGTACAGACAAAAGGCACGTGACCAGCAGAAGGCGCAAAG GTTGGAGAGATGCTTTCAGCAGAATTTCACCAACGAATCTCTGCAAGCACTCACAACCTGTCCCTCATACAACAGCACTCCAAAGAAACACGCG ATATGCCAAACAGAAGAATGTGCAGCTCCAGGAAAACTGTCCATATTTCTGTCAGTGACAAATGGCTCCGAGGCGTCCACTCAAGTTGCGCATCCAGAAATGAATCACAAG GTTGCAATCACAGATGAAAATTGGAAACAAAGCTGGATTTCATGGATTTCAGTATATAAGAAGAGGAAGAGCTGCAGCAAGAACTGTGTGGTGTGA
- the LOC142803486 gene encoding uncharacterized protein LOC142803486 isoform X2, with protein sequence MFCTITWSMNFREDIIHLKSPDGTPWLPKDHTRICSTHFQGNRKSDIREHPAYIPTIFPPVYRQKARDQQKAQRLERCFQQNFTNESLQALTTCPSYNSTPKKHAICQTEECAAPGKLSIFLSVTNGSEASTQVAHPEMNHKVAITDENWKQSWISWISVYKKRKSCSKNCVV encoded by the exons ATGTTCTGCACCATTACCTGGTCAATGAATTTCCGAGAAGATATAATACATCTTAAAAG TCCCGATGGAACTCCTTGGTTGCCGAAAGACCATACACGAATTTGCAGCACTCATTTTCAAGGCAACCGCAAAAGTGACATTCGCGAACATCCAGCCTACATCCCCACAATCTTTCCACCTGTGTACAGACAAAAGGCACGTGACCAGCAGAAGGCGCAAAG GTTGGAGAGATGCTTTCAGCAGAATTTCACCAACGAATCTCTGCAAGCACTCACAACCTGTCCCTCATACAACAGCACTCCAAAGAAACACGCG ATATGCCAAACAGAAGAATGTGCAGCTCCAGGAAAACTGTCCATATTTCTGTCAGTGACAAATGGCTCCGAGGCGTCCACTCAAGTTGCGCATCCAGAAATGAATCACAAG GTTGCAATCACAGATGAAAATTGGAAACAAAGCTGGATTTCATGGATTTCAGTATATAAGAAGAGGAAGAGCTGCAGCAAGAACTGTGTGGTGTGA